The genome window ACAAAAAATTCAGGCAAGCTCCATCTTTACTTCCTACTTTGGCAATAAATGCTTTGCTCATTATAAGTTAATATCCTTGCTTGATGaatttctgattttgaaaCTATTCCAGTATTTTGTGGCGGAATCATCTTTTTATGCTCACTTTTCTGCAGAGTGCTAACCCCAGCAGAGATTGAAGATTATTTGGCTGAAGTGGAGTAGTGTGCCTGTTACTgcagaaaatttgaaaaaccaaaaaaattaatcaatcCAGTTTATGTTGTGAGATGGTTGCATATTCAGCAAAAATGATTTGGTATGGGATGCTATGCTGCGAGTCTTTAGGAACCAAATCACAAACATCTTGGGCTGAAGCAGCATAGTGCCATAATttcatttgtatttgtttgtaGCCTTACCTTTCTTACAATTCTGAGACAAATTATCAATAGCTTTGAACTTCATTAAGACATTTACAGCGGACCCGAAATTCCTAGACTCGTTATATCTATCAACTCCCCACTGCATGAATTTGAAGTGGAATTTCCAGGATTGGCTTGCCATTAGATGAATGTAATGTAGGCTTCATCAGTTCATTGACATTACCAATAGCTGATAGTTGGGAATGAACTACTTAAAAATGGCCTTGATTTTCAAAAAGCGTATCATGGCAATCATGTGCTAAACAAAACCCTTGAAAGAAGTACGTTGGAAAATATATCGATCATTTTATTACAGTTGGGACCTTAAGGGGGGACACGATCGAGATTAGAAGGTTGGCTCTGGCTTGGACCTTAAGGAGGACTCAGAAATCATGTCATTGTCTACAATGTTTGCTATCTCAAACAGAAAATCTACTGCCAGCAAGAGACTTGAAAGTAACTGAGCATAAAGATTCAAAGAGCTCAAGCGGAAAGTTATAGGGTCAATCAAAGGTTGAAAGTTACAGAGCATCAAGATTGAAAGAGGATGaaagtcaaacaaataaataaaaacctagTAAACAATAACCCATCATGTAAGTGAGTGCCATTATAATTTACTCTAATCCCCATTCCTGGTTATGTAGCTTGAACCCTTTTCAATCTCATTTCCTTAAAAGTCACAAGGCTGGGTGGATGTGGATAAAAGAGTTTCTTCCAGCCTCCAGGGCTCTCTATTTGTGATCTTCCACAGTATCCTTCTTTTCATATCATATTTAAGAAATCTCGTCCAACCCAATGCAACATTAGTAGACCTAATTCAGCTCTGACAGGCTGAATTTTATCCTTCAAACTTGGATTGtccttcaaaaaatttcaagggaACTCTGATCAAGTTTTTACTCCATTTGCACTCCTTGAAGTCTTCCAACACCAATTAAGGACTTCCCCTGTTATATCACCAACAGCCAGACGTTGGTACCAgcggaaaacaaaaacttttttCAATTCTCCAAACACTCCCTGGGGCCAACGTCTGGCTGTTGGTGATGTAACAGGGGAAGTTTTTGTTGCATGTAGAAGTGTTTTGCGATAGGGTAAAATTTTCGTTGATTCTCTTTGAATAACATTGGTATTTATAAGGATCCAAGGGAGTGTTTTGAGATTTGAGTAACCTTAGTATTTATAAGGATCCAATTCCTTTCCTAAATTAccgttttattattattattatttgcaATAGGgtaaaattttcattgaatCTGGGGGGTaaataagaatgaaaagacaaagaaaatgtGTTGTCCATATAAAAGGTGtgagatattttgaaatttatctgttTTGTCCTCACCCGTCCTGCATGTTATCAACACTATCTTCTTTCTTGCAAACTGAAAGCTCACAAAAATACCAAACTGGAAgctcctcctccacctccaacCATTCATGTAagcttcttctctcttcattCACTGTCTGACTGTATCTTACATTTTTCAGTTTAGTTTGTGCATCAATTACCATCCTTTCCTCTAATGGAAATTTCATTTGGTAACTAAATAGGTTGATTGTTGAATGTGCCATCAGTTATATTTTCATTGGGCCAAGAATCTGTAGTAAGAGTAATTTCAGATGGAAAACCAAGAGTTCCATTGGTGGTGGAGCTGTCGAGAAGAGCAAGCGTGACGGCCTGTATATTGACAAACGTGGAAAATTCAGAAGCttcaacaacaagaaaatgtCTAGGAAACGATGTAATCAGAACATTGTACTCATTTTGTTGTCTTAGCTATGATGTTATTGCATACACACACGTTCAAAAATGCAGACCATCTTCTTTGTCTAGGTGGTTCTCTAAGGGGGCGAGGATGGAAATATGGATCCGGGTTTGTTGATGGAGTTTTCCCAGTGATGAGCCCCACTGGTCAGAAGATTCTGGACCTTGTACAGAAGGAAGTTGATAAAAGCAGTATTTGGGAAATTCTTGATACACTTCCAGCCTCTCATACCATATGGGATGATATCATTAATGTCGCTGTTCAACTTCGTCTCAATAAACAGTGGGGCTCCATTATCTTGGTGAGAAACTAGTATTCCCCATCATGTTGAATTTGATTACTATCTAATATTGCACTTTGCAATTTGTCATATTTAGAATGATCAAAAGTCTCTGATATTTTGATAAACTTGATATTTCTGAGTGTAATGTTGTAATCATCTGTCCAGATATGTGAGTGGATATTGTACAAGAGCTCCTTCAAGCCAGATGTCATCTGCTACAATTTGCTGCTAGATGCTTATGGGCAGAAATCGCAACATAAAGCGGCAGAATCAACATATTTAGAACTTCTTGAAGCTCGATGCATCCCCACTGAAGACACTTATGCCCTTCTTCTGAGGGCCTACTGCAAGTCTGGATTGCTAGATAAGGCTGAAGCCGTCTTTGGTGAAATGAGAAAGTATGGTCTTCCTCCAAGTATGTGTCTGTTCCAATTTCTAGCTGCTtttaagaaaggaaaaagttAATCTAAGGAGCTTGagaaattaaataatgaaTATTGTGGATCATTATCATCGTAATCATGTATATAAACGTTCTTTTAGCTTCTAATAACTGCTTCTGCTGCGAAATACTTTTCAATGTTGCTTGGTAAATCTTGTTTGAatctcaaaattcaaaaaccttGGCCCCAGCTTGTTAGTTTATCACATATGACTGATTGCATTTCCTTCAAACTAAGTACAATGTGAATTCATGCAGAAAGATCCTAATTTTACTCAGGTGCAATCGTGTTCGATGCTTATATTAATGGGTTAATAAAAGGAGGAAACCCTCAAAAAGCACTAGAGATCTTTCAGAGGATGAAAAGAGATCAATGCCAACCATCTACTGACACATATACGACGTTAATCAATTTATATGGAAAGGTGAGCCGTATTgcattttagtactttctgcAAGCTTGAAGTCCTCTGCTTTTCTAATGATCGTCTACTGATATAGTTCACTGCTTCAGATTACTAACAAGCAAATGTTCTATTTCTTGCTTGCTTAttaaacaatacaacaaaatgTTCCTCAAAATTTAAGATCTGTGCAGGAAAGAAAATCCTACATGGCCTTAAAGCTGTTTCACGAAATGAGAAGTCAGAAATGTAAACCCAACATATGCACGTATACTGCTTTGGTAAATGCATTTGCTAGGGAAGGACTTTGTGAGAAAGCAGAAGAAATATTTGAGCAGATGCAAGAAGCAGGACACGAGCCTGACGTTTATGCTTATAATGCACTTATGGAAGCTTACAGGTTAATATCTACTGAATTTGGTGGTTTAATGTTCCACGAATATGCAATCATTTCAGAACATATTACTACACCTCCTTGAGAAgcaacttcaaaaaatatgTCCAAGTTGTTTCAATATATACCCAAACTTCTGTATGATTTTTCTCCCTACAGTCGTGCAGGGTTTCCTTATGGGGCTGCAgaaattttctctctcatgcaGCACATGGGATGTGAACCCGATAGAGCTTCATATAATATCATGGTAGATGCATATGGGAGAGCTGGTCTTCATGAAGGTAAATATTAACATTCAGACTTCAAGGCACCTTTGTGATTGCAAATGAAACTATTATGGATAAGTCTGTTCTGTTCAGTGCTATTATGTTCTTATGATAGAAATAACTTTATCATCATTGTCTTCTATTATATTTCTCGTTCCATGCATAATTCTATAACCATTGCAGCATTCTAAATTCTAACCATCTTCATTTATAATAACCGTTCTCTGTATGCATTTCAGATGCAGAAGTTGCATTTGAAGAGATGAAGCGATTAGGAATAACCCCAACAGTGAAATCCCATATGCTGCTTTTATCTGCCTACTCCAAAGCTGGCAATGTAACAAAATGTGAGGACATTGTGAACCAGATGCAAAAGTCCGGGCTGGAGCTAGACACCTTTGTCATTAACAGTATGTTAAACCTGTATGGCAGGTTAGGTCAGTTAAAAAAGATGGAGGAAGTTTTGACTGCAATGGAAAAAGGACCATATGCAGCTGATATCAGTACATACAACATCTTGATTAACATATATGGACGGGCAGGGTTTTTCGAGAAGATGGAAGAGCTCTTTCAATCACTTCCAACCAAAAACTTAAAACCTGATGTTGTGACTTGGACTTCTCGTCTTGGAGCATACTCTAGAAAGAAACTATACAAAAGATGCTTGgaaatttttgaagaaatgaTTGATGCTGGTTGCTACCCAGATGGTGGAACTGCCAAAGTACTTCTTGGAGCATGTTCAAGTGAAGATCAAACCGAGCAGGTTAGTACTGTTATTAGAACAATGCACAAGGATATCGGGACTGTTTTACCTATCTGATGGAtggattttattaattttgatcaTAAAGATAGatattctatatatatgcagcAAACGAGTTCACCCACTTGAATTTATTCAGGACAAATATTTTGGATTACGTTATGGTCATCCGTGTATAGTTGTATTAAATTGCAAGAATTTTGTCATCTTTTTCATATTAGGAGTTGAAAGGCCTTCTTGCATTATGCCCTTGATTTGCAAGTTGCTAAGTTCTAACAGAGGAGGATCTAAATTTATCTGAAGTATTGGAACTTGTAGTGAAATGATCAAGATTTGCAAGTGAACCCCTCCCTCttaggttttctttctttctcacaaACATCACAAACTGATTCTTCTGATGCCTCATGCTCTACAAATTAATACAGAAGGGAATGGGGATGCAAGTGACTTAAGTGTTTTACCTTCTGTGGTAGGTGAAGGTATTTTAACCCTTTGTTTCAAATGAAAAGGTAGGGCTGCTTGTGCTGGATAACAAAGCACAATGGATGTGAAGGTCAAAAACTAGGCATATACTACAATGAAACAAAAAGCATCACCACATGCATTTTTGAATACATAAGCCACTGAAGTAGGTTCAGAAAAGTCAGAAAGTGTTTTAGGTGAAGGGGGTGCCCTATCTCTGTTGGTAAACCCAGCACACAacttgtgaaagaaaaaaactacaaTGGTTGCAGCTGTAGACAACAGGATCCGAAAACGGATGCTGTTAACATCCATCTCTTCATCAGGATCATCACAAAGCATTATCCATTAAGGGATGCTCAAGCTTCATATCTCTACGTTACTAAAGGTAGCTCCATGTTTGCAACCACTGGAGGATAAGCACTTTATGATTGTCTATGCAATGTTTGCCTGAGCTTTTACACGCCCACAAGTAAAATTAGATAAGAAGGTACACAAAATAATGTTATCTTATTAGATTGTCAATTCCCTTAACCAACTTAGAAGTCGATTCGGTCAGGACAACGATGATGCAGTCACTGATCATTGTTTTCTTCGACTGAAGCCATCTTCAAACAGCAGAAAGACATTTTGAGTTCACCTGAGAGTATGTAACAAATTTGAACTGCATTTGAAGATGAAACAAGGAATTGATAAATCATTcgacaaaagaaaagtttcACAGAATGAAGTGGTGAGTGGTAGTCTTACAGATGTTTTAGACTAATCAGTACAAGGAATCGTTCTTAATCCCAATGAAGTAACAAAAGAGTGCAACATTGTGGGGGgaggaaaagcaaaaaaaaatcacaagtGGCATAAACTGAAAATAGATTTATAAATTATGTCCACTTGTGTCATATAGACCATGGTTTTAGGGAAGTTCCATTAACATGTGACGTGTcctttaaataataattcgACAGTATCACTCTGCCACAGCGACACTCACCAACTTCGGCCTTATTGGGTTTGTTGACAAATTGACAGACCACCTCGTATATTCATatcaaactttttctttttcttttttaaatttctagaaattttctcaaaatattcgctcaatattttctatttatttccaattagactaattaattataggGAAAGTGGAAACAAATAGAAAACCACACCCACCAACCCCACTatataaaagagaaaagagaacgAGTGtagtttatatataaagagagGAACAGAGTGGTAGTGCTGTTGGATTTACAAATGGCTTCAAGGTTGCTGTGGGCTTCAAGGGCTGCTTCCTACCTCAGAATTCAAGTGACCCACAGAGGGTTTGCTTCTGGTAAGCTAATACAAACCTACCGCTTCCCTCTTTTCCTGGatcacttttcttttattgattTGCTTTATGTGTTCCACAATGATCCTCTGGAAAGACGAATACTTTTGAACGTGGTTTGTTAGTGATTTTTATATTCAATGCTTAGATTGATAAGAAGTTGATTTTTCTGACATTGGTTTTGGTATTGGTGAAGATGTGGATCTCATTTCTGGGTTTGTTAAAATGATTGATCTATGACTTTTGCAACTAAAGATCTGATTTTTCCTGACGGGTTGTGCGTCTTTTTGCCAAATGGTTTGATATTATGTGGTTGTGGATTTAATCTTCCAGAGATTAATGGGTTTTTGCGTCTTTTGCAAAATTTGATGTCAGTGAGGTATAATAATCAGCGCATTATGATCGTATAGTTATTGCTCTTTGGCTAGAATTTAGTTTCAGCCGTGAGTGACTGTCATTAGTTTTTGACAGATACATGTTCAaggctttcattttcatttgttcTAGTTACAAGGTCGCCTCTAGATAAATATATCTGTGCATTgtgaatgaaaaaaatgggATTTCTTGTCGTCTCTTCTCTTGCAATTAAAACAAGTTCAGAGTGGGTGTCATGAACATGAAGTCTCGATATGGACTTATAATTGTTTAACCAAGCCAAATAATATCTGAGATGGTATAACTTTGGGATTATTATTTACTCAGTGTATTGTAAAGTGTTTTGGCCAGTAATATTATCTGATGAGATATGAACCTAATTCGAAATATTGTTCTGTTCGCAAACTCAGAAGGAAGTTGTTATTATTGTATTGATAGCTGGTATTATATTATCAGAACTggtgaatttttattttgttacatTCATAGCTTCCTGGTGGTTCATCTTTTACATTTCCATTTACTTGCAGTTGTGAAGGATCTTAAGTATGCCGATTCTCATGAGTGGGTTAAAGTCGATGGAAACTCTGCAACTGTTGGAATAACTGATCATGCTCAAGATCATTTAGGTGATGTTGTTTATGTTGAGTTGCCTGAAGTGGGGGCTGCTGTGAAGCAGGGTGAAGGTTTTGGAGCGGTTGAAAGTGTCAAGGCAACAAGTGATGTTTACTCTCCTGTGTCAGGAAAAGTGATTGAAGTCAATGAAGAGCTTGGCAACTCCCCTGGTTTGGTAGGTACCCTTGGGTTATGTTATTTTTAGGATTGTTATGATACTTGCATAAAGACAGGCCAGCTGGGTGTGTTTCTGCGCTTTTTGCCTACTTTTGTCGTTGGTATCCTTATATCTGAATTACAAAGACAATTCGCTATTTGTCTTTGTTTAACTAAGACTTACTTTATATCAGGCCAAAACAAAgtagaaaaaaattgagaatggTTATTGTTAATGTCATGAGTTATATAAAgttgaaataatttttcaattatgtaGTCAAAGACATCCTGAAATTAGTTTTGTATTAAATCTGTAGTGGCAACGTCCTGTGCATTATTTTTAGTGAAATCCTAAGAATAAGTGCTACAATTTATAAGTTGTCTAGAGTTATGTGCTTAACAGTGAGGCAGTGTTTCCTTCAGTTACATGATGATACCATTACcaactcaaaattttctaAAGAATTATGGGAAGGTTTTATGTGTGGTAGACTTCCATGTGGCATTTTCTCTTAGACTTGGTTATAACTGCATACAGATGGAacctctatctctctctctctgttcaAATCAGTAGTTCCCATCTCATAATTagtcataatttttttggtagtaGTGGGGTTAGCTGATAAATACTTGTGTGACTGAATTTGAATAGTGTGGAGAACATAtagtttttgtaatttaagaGTTGTGGAGATGGTAGCATAAGTGAAACATAATTAAGAACTAACATTTTAGTTATTGTTGATGCCCCATTTTTTGATGAAAAGACAACTTGGTAATCTATTGAAAGGCTAAACAAAGGTATCTTGTTTATGGTTAAACACTCATCTCTTCTTTTAATGGTTAAAATGTCATTAAATTATTATGTCAGTTTTAAGCTCAACCACCCCCAATATTTTTGACACAATCAATGTTTGGATAAACTATTAGGTGGGCTTAATTGAAGTTTGTGGTCCTTTGTGAAATTTGTAACTATCTCTTCAAGCGTTATCCCAAACCATCAAAAGTCTTTCAGCTTTGCATAATTTGTTGGATTATGCATCCTCTATGAACATCAATTCATTACAGACACATCAAAGATTCCACCCCCTTATGTTTTCCCTGTGGTAATGTTTGA of Prunus dulcis chromosome 4, ALMONDv2, whole genome shotgun sequence contains these proteins:
- the LOC117625160 gene encoding pentatricopeptide repeat-containing protein At2g35130 codes for the protein MLIVECAISYIFIGPRICSKSNFRWKTKSSIGGGAVEKSKRDGLYIDKRGKFRSFNNKKMSRKRCGSLRGRGWKYGSGFVDGVFPVMSPTGQKILDLVQKEVDKSSIWEILDTLPASHTIWDDIINVAVQLRLNKQWGSIILICEWILYKSSFKPDVICYNLLLDAYGQKSQHKAAESTYLELLEARCIPTEDTYALLLRAYCKSGLLDKAEAVFGEMRKYGLPPSAIVFDAYINGLIKGGNPQKALEIFQRMKRDQCQPSTDTYTTLINLYGKERKSYMALKLFHEMRSQKCKPNICTYTALVNAFAREGLCEKAEEIFEQMQEAGHEPDVYAYNALMEAYSRAGFPYGAAEIFSLMQHMGCEPDRASYNIMVDAYGRAGLHEDAEVAFEEMKRLGITPTVKSHMLLLSAYSKAGNVTKCEDIVNQMQKSGLELDTFVINSMLNLYGRLGQLKKMEEVLTAMEKGPYAADISTYNILINIYGRAGFFEKMEELFQSLPTKNLKPDVVTWTSRLGAYSRKKLYKRCLEIFEEMIDAGCYPDGGTAKVLLGACSSEDQTEQVSTVIRTMHKDIGTVLPI
- the LOC117626390 gene encoding glycine cleavage system H protein 2, mitochondrial; translation: MASRLLWASRAASYLRIQVTHRGFASVVKDLKYADSHEWVKVDGNSATVGITDHAQDHLGDVVYVELPEVGAAVKQGEGFGAVESVKATSDVYSPVSGKVIEVNEELGNSPGLVNSSPYEDGWIIKVEISDSGEVKKLMDSEKYTKFCEEEDAH